One window of Nostoc sp. C052 genomic DNA carries:
- a CDS encoding type 1 glutamine amidotransferase has protein sequence MTSQNLELTIGWLYPTLMSTYGDRGNVITIERRAQWRGYDVKVLPLDQNSTAADIKTVDVIVGGGAQDRQQEIVMRDLQGAKADAMREKIENGTPGVFTCGSPQLLGHYYEPGLGQRIDGLGILDLVSVHPGENTKRCIGNLVIEVTASRLARDLKEMTGSTPYLVGFENHGGRTKLGKVEALGRVVYGLGNNGEDGTEGAFYQNAIATYSHGPLLPKNPFVADWLIQTALRLKYQQEITLKPFDDSLAAQAREAMFKRLKVSLPNAAAAKV, from the coding sequence ATGACTTCTCAAAATTTAGAATTAACAATTGGTTGGCTTTATCCGACGCTGATGAGTACTTATGGCGATCGCGGTAATGTAATTACTATAGAGCGTCGCGCCCAGTGGCGGGGATACGATGTGAAAGTGTTACCCCTAGATCAAAATTCCACAGCCGCAGATATTAAAACTGTAGATGTAATCGTTGGTGGTGGCGCACAAGATCGTCAGCAAGAAATTGTCATGCGTGATTTGCAGGGTGCAAAAGCTGACGCGATGCGCGAAAAAATCGAAAATGGCACACCAGGAGTATTTACCTGTGGTTCACCCCAATTACTGGGACATTATTATGAACCAGGCTTGGGACAACGAATTGATGGTTTGGGAATACTCGATTTAGTTTCTGTGCATCCTGGTGAAAATACTAAGCGCTGTATTGGCAACTTGGTAATTGAAGTGACAGCCTCACGTCTAGCGCGAGATTTAAAAGAGATGACGGGTAGCACACCTTATTTAGTAGGCTTTGAAAATCACGGCGGACGCACCAAACTTGGAAAAGTGGAAGCTTTGGGACGAGTGGTATACGGTTTGGGAAATAATGGTGAAGATGGGACAGAAGGAGCATTTTATCAGAATGCGATCGCTACTTATTCTCACGGCCCTTTATTACCGAAAAATCCTTTTGTCGCCGATTGGTTAATTCAAACAGCGCTGCGGCTAAAGTATCAGCAGGAAATTACCTTAAAACCTTTTGACGATAGCCTCGCTGCACAAGCAAGAGAAGCGATGTTTAAGCGATTGAAAGTGAGTTTACCAAATGCTGCGGCGGCGAAAGTTTAA
- a CDS encoding Uma2 family endonuclease has translation MTQALTKQVTFDEFIAWYPESSDRHYELHDGVIVEMPKPRGKHSEIAGFINGSLFIEITRLSIPWFIPKECVIKSVNTDSGYEPDVIVLDRQAVMDEPRWKKESIITRGSSVKLVVEVVSTNWSDDYALKLEDYESLGIPEYWIVDYLGLGGRRFIGNPKQPTISIYQLIEGEYQVRQFRGNERIQSLAFPDLNLTAEQIFRAGEVV, from the coding sequence ATGACTCAAGCCTTAACCAAACAAGTAACATTTGATGAATTTATCGCCTGGTATCCCGAATCTTCAGACAGGCATTATGAACTACATGATGGGGTAATTGTTGAAATGCCTAAGCCAAGAGGGAAGCACTCAGAGATAGCCGGGTTTATCAATGGTTCTTTGTTTATTGAAATCACCCGTTTGTCCATCCCTTGGTTTATCCCTAAAGAATGCGTCATCAAATCAGTTAACACTGATTCAGGTTATGAACCAGATGTTATCGTTCTTGATAGACAAGCTGTTATGGATGAACCTCGTTGGAAAAAAGAATCTATCATCACGCGGGGTAGTTCCGTCAAGTTGGTTGTAGAAGTTGTTTCAACTAACTGGAGCGATGATTATGCTTTGAAGCTAGAAGATTACGAGTCTTTGGGTATTCCTGAATATTGGATTGTAGACTATCTAGGTTTAGGTGGTAGGCGGTTTATTGGCAATCCGAAACAACCAACTATCTCGATTTACCAATTAATTGAAGGTGAGTATCAAGTTAGGCAATTTAGGGGAAATGAGCGCATTCAGTCGCTAGCATTCCCAGATTTAAATTTAACTGCTGAACAGATTTTTCGGGCTGGAGAAGTAGTGTAA
- a CDS encoding methyltransferase: MSPYIQQVNLPSATCDDRLLWDTWMSIFHFPTLTVADELGLFPLLEKSPATAAEVAKSLCLGNRSTEALLGVLTSIGYLVQHSGTFYITDVSRNFLLPNSPYYWGGILHLMRTNPLSHSSLLEALQKDKSTIYKDRDIWEAHEIDPEQAKAFTRHMHSQTISPALCAAKTGDFADVKRLLDVGGGSGAFSFALAQHYPEIRCTVLELPVVCRIAEEYISSARLQEQIDTLEADFFKDPFPKGYDAILFSNIFHDWGRERCLQLARSSFEALPKGGHIYLHEILLSDSKDSPLVATSFSMCMVWMAEGKQFTGDELHQLLTECGFEDILVTPTSGYYSLVSGRKP; this comes from the coding sequence ATGTCACCATATATTCAACAAGTAAATTTACCTTCAGCAACTTGTGATGACCGATTACTATGGGATACATGGATGTCCATCTTCCATTTTCCTACGCTTACTGTTGCAGATGAACTAGGGCTATTTCCTCTACTAGAAAAGTCTCCGGCAACGGCCGCTGAAGTAGCGAAAAGCCTTTGTTTAGGAAACCGTTCTACTGAAGCACTCTTGGGAGTCCTGACATCAATTGGTTATCTGGTTCAGCATTCAGGAACGTTTTACATCACTGATGTGTCGAGAAATTTCCTCCTTCCCAATAGCCCTTACTACTGGGGTGGAATATTACATTTAATGCGAACTAATCCACTATCTCATTCATCTCTGCTAGAGGCATTACAAAAAGATAAGTCTACCATCTACAAAGATCGAGATATTTGGGAAGCTCACGAGATAGACCCAGAACAAGCCAAAGCCTTTACCAGACACATGCACAGCCAGACAATCTCTCCCGCCTTATGTGCTGCTAAAACAGGAGACTTTGCAGATGTCAAACGTCTTCTTGATGTGGGTGGTGGCTCTGGTGCTTTTAGTTTTGCCTTGGCTCAACATTATCCAGAAATACGTTGCACTGTCTTAGAACTGCCAGTAGTTTGTAGGATAGCAGAAGAATACATTTCTTCGGCTAGACTCCAAGAACAAATAGATACTTTAGAAGCAGATTTCTTTAAAGACCCCTTTCCTAAAGGTTACGATGCAATTTTATTTAGTAATATCTTTCATGACTGGGGGCGAGAAAGATGTCTCCAGTTGGCACGTAGTAGCTTTGAAGCATTGCCAAAAGGAGGTCATATCTACCTTCATGAAATATTGCTGTCAGATAGTAAAGATAGTCCTCTAGTTGCAACTTCATTTTCGATGTGCATGGTTTGGATGGCTGAGGGCAAGCAATTCACAGGTGATGAGCTTCATCAACTGCTGACAGAATGTGGATTTGAAGATATATTAGTCACCCCAACTTCCGGTTACTATTCTCTCGTCAGTGGTAGAAAACCATAG
- a CDS encoding NAD(P)-dependent oxidoreductase, which produces MFSDQTKDILSNKVWLVTGASGYVGSELCKKIKADYPHIYLIATDVKAPNHHWYDELITSSLDIPDNEVVQKILTSQIDLVIHLAGVAVEGWCFENPLQTCEYNIRAVYILLEAIRKSTYSCSMILSTTDKVYGRDATQIKPYLEDEPLMAKNIYETSKICADLISQSYYLTYQIPLAIVRFANIYGGLDRNSSRLVPRTIQRLQNGLTPELRLTKSGHEYTRDFIHISDVVEGIIVVAKALLEPKPNIIGEIFNISSGKEYRVRDILESIINIFKPGEKYIEVEEGVNYLEIVNQCASNNKMKQLLGWEPKISLIDGLRMIRNEYGDQLKAGHN; this is translated from the coding sequence ATGTTTTCAGATCAGACAAAAGACATCTTAAGCAATAAAGTGTGGCTCGTAACTGGAGCTAGTGGGTATGTAGGTTCAGAGTTATGTAAAAAAATCAAAGCAGATTATCCTCATATTTATTTGATAGCAACGGATGTAAAAGCTCCTAATCATCATTGGTATGATGAGTTGATTACTAGCTCTTTAGATATTCCTGATAACGAGGTGGTTCAGAAAATTTTAACAAGCCAGATTGATCTGGTAATCCATCTGGCAGGTGTTGCAGTTGAAGGATGGTGTTTTGAGAACCCTCTTCAAACTTGTGAATACAATATACGTGCAGTCTATATTCTATTAGAAGCCATACGAAAAAGTACTTACTCATGTTCTATGATTTTAAGTACAACAGATAAGGTCTATGGAAGGGATGCAACCCAAATCAAACCCTATCTTGAAGATGAACCTTTGATGGCAAAAAATATCTATGAAACCTCTAAAATCTGTGCGGATTTGATATCGCAATCATATTATCTGACTTATCAAATCCCATTAGCGATCGTGCGTTTTGCTAATATTTATGGGGGTCTTGACCGAAATAGTTCACGTCTGGTACCACGTACTATACAAAGATTACAAAATGGTCTTACTCCTGAATTACGTTTGACAAAGAGCGGTCATGAATATACGCGAGATTTTATTCATATCTCAGATGTTGTTGAAGGTATTATTGTGGTAGCTAAAGCCTTATTAGAGCCGAAGCCAAATATTATTGGTGAAATCTTTAATATTAGCAGTGGTAAAGAATATAGGGTAAGAGATATCCTAGAGAGTATCATTAATATCTTCAAACCAGGTGAGAAATATATCGAGGTTGAAGAAGGAGTAAACTATTTAGAGATTGTCAATCAGTGCGCTAGTAATAACAAGATGAAACAGCTATTAGGATGGGAACCAAAAATCTCCTTAATAGATGGGTTGCGAATGATTAGAAATGAGTACGGGGATCAACTTAAGGCGGGACACAATTAG
- a CDS encoding Mur ligase family protein, with protein MGNKIQFIDRLRLGFAVSVAKSVTFIVRSLRLGAASVLPGSIARRIEPRLLQLLSQQVKNGVILIAGTNGKTTTALLLCTILERKGFRVTHNSTGANLENGLMTALLESTNLLGTLNTDYAILEVDENIVPRVLAPLQPRIILCLNLFRDQLDRYGEVDTISKRWTKVISTLPAETVVIPNADDPTLSNLGQQLPQRVLFFGLNEPEHYLEAIPHAVDSIYCPKCGHSLDYKGVYLSHLGDFTCPKCGFTKSKPTLESNEWSQILVGLYNKYNTLAAATAAIELGVDEVTIRDTINNFQAAFGRAEDLVINGKRVRILLSKNPVGTNETIRVVTQSTDKTTLLVLNDRTPDGTDVSWIWDVDTEKLVERGGTLVVSGDRVYDMALRLRYSQKSLESNLNLIVEEDLRQAIATALEHTPENETLHILPTYSAMLEVREVLTGRKIL; from the coding sequence GTGGGAAACAAAATACAATTCATAGATAGGCTGCGATTGGGTTTCGCGGTGTCAGTGGCAAAGAGTGTGACGTTTATTGTGCGATCGCTCCGTCTCGGTGCTGCTAGTGTATTACCAGGCTCGATTGCTCGTCGCATTGAACCCCGCCTTTTACAATTATTGAGTCAGCAAGTTAAAAACGGGGTGATTTTAATTGCTGGTACTAACGGTAAAACTACTACAGCGCTGCTTTTATGCACAATACTAGAACGCAAGGGTTTTCGTGTAACTCATAATTCTACAGGTGCAAATCTGGAAAATGGCTTGATGACGGCGCTGTTAGAAAGCACCAATTTACTAGGTACGCTAAATACTGATTACGCCATTTTGGAAGTTGACGAAAATATTGTACCAAGAGTACTAGCGCCACTCCAACCGCGAATCATTCTCTGTTTAAATTTGTTCCGCGACCAACTCGATAGGTACGGGGAAGTAGATACAATCAGTAAGCGTTGGACAAAAGTTATTTCTACACTACCAGCAGAAACGGTGGTAATTCCTAATGCTGATGACCCAACTTTATCTAACCTCGGTCAGCAGTTACCCCAACGGGTGTTATTCTTTGGCTTGAATGAACCAGAACATTATCTAGAAGCAATTCCTCACGCTGTTGATTCTATCTATTGCCCCAAATGCGGACATTCTCTAGATTACAAAGGTGTTTATTTGTCTCATTTGGGAGATTTCACTTGTCCTAAGTGTGGTTTTACAAAAAGTAAACCTACTCTCGAAAGTAATGAATGGTCACAAATTCTAGTTGGTTTGTACAACAAATATAATACTTTGGCGGCTGCAACTGCGGCTATTGAGTTAGGAGTTGATGAAGTAACAATTAGAGATACTATTAACAATTTCCAAGCTGCTTTTGGCCGTGCGGAAGATTTAGTAATTAATGGTAAACGAGTGCGGATATTGTTATCAAAAAACCCTGTGGGAACGAATGAAACTATTCGCGTAGTTACTCAAAGCACAGATAAAACCACACTGCTGGTATTGAACGATCGCACGCCCGATGGCACTGATGTATCCTGGATTTGGGACGTGGATACCGAGAAATTAGTCGAACGCGGCGGGACTTTAGTAGTGAGTGGCGATCGCGTCTACGATATGGCACTACGTCTACGTTATAGCCAAAAGTCCCTTGAGAGCAACTTAAATTTAATAGTCGAAGAAGATTTGCGACAAGCGATCGCTACTGCATTAGAGCATACACCAGAGAATGAAACTTTGCATATTCTGCCAACCTACTCAGCCATGCTAGAAGTGCGAGAAGTTCTGACTGGTCGGAAAATTCTTTAA
- a CDS encoding Uma2 family endonuclease: MTQTLRKLVTFDEFIVWYPENSQRRYELHDGVIVEMAPPTGEHEQIVGFLVGEIVTEYKRLKLPYFIPKTAFIKPIQSEAAYSPDVLLLNNSNLVNESLWKKESTVSQAASIPLVIEVVTTNWRDDYFTKAGKYEEVGIPEYWIVDYLGLGGRRFIGNPKQPTISIYQLIEGEYQVRQFRGSDRIQSPAFPELNLTAEQIFRAGEVA, from the coding sequence ATGACTCAAACCTTACGCAAACTAGTAACATTTGATGAATTTATTGTTTGGTATCCAGAAAACTCACAACGACGCTATGAACTGCATGACGGAGTAATTGTTGAAATGGCTCCTCCCACAGGTGAACATGAACAAATTGTTGGATTTTTAGTTGGGGAAATAGTTACAGAATACAAACGTTTAAAACTACCTTATTTCATCCCGAAAACAGCATTCATTAAACCGATTCAGAGCGAAGCAGCTTACTCACCAGATGTACTGTTGTTGAATAACTCTAATTTAGTAAATGAATCTCTGTGGAAAAAAGAATCTACTGTAAGCCAAGCCGCATCAATTCCTTTAGTAATAGAAGTGGTCACTACCAACTGGCGCGACGACTATTTTACCAAAGCAGGTAAATACGAAGAGGTCGGAATACCTGAATACTGGATTGTAGACTATTTAGGTTTAGGTGGTAGGCGGTTTATTGGCAATCCTAAACAACCAACTATCTCGATTTACCAATTAATTGAAGGTGAGTATCAAGTTAGGCAATTTCGGGGAAGCGATCGCATTCAGTCGCCAGCGTTCCCAGAGTTGAATTTAACTGCTGAACAGATTTTTCGGGCTGGAGAAGTCGCGTAA
- a CDS encoding thylakoid membrane photosystem I accumulation factor: MNSTKFLFLHKQITGWRRWLSKGLLLLASLFIISMQPASAGLNNDLYDGNIFVVYAGNGSLVPPRQTLAQTLAEHKPVFLAFYLDDSSDSKRYAISISRVQEFYGRVAEIMPINVDTIPLKETYDPTEVGYYYSGAVPQVLVLNKSGEVVLNKKGQVPFEEIDDQFRKIFDLLPRTETAQLKRRAFNEFSSELAK; this comes from the coding sequence ATGAATAGCACAAAGTTTCTTTTTTTACATAAACAAATTACTGGCTGGCGAAGGTGGTTGTCCAAAGGCCTGTTGTTGCTTGCAAGTCTTTTCATTATAAGTATGCAGCCTGCATCTGCTGGTCTTAATAATGATTTATATGACGGCAACATCTTTGTCGTTTATGCTGGCAATGGCTCCTTGGTTCCTCCCAGACAAACACTCGCACAGACTTTAGCGGAACATAAACCCGTATTTTTGGCTTTTTATCTGGATGATAGTAGCGATTCCAAAAGATATGCCATTTCCATTTCACGGGTACAGGAATTCTATGGTCGGGTAGCAGAGATTATGCCGATTAATGTAGATACTATCCCCCTTAAAGAGACCTACGATCCTACAGAGGTGGGATATTACTATTCTGGGGCTGTTCCTCAAGTCCTGGTGTTAAATAAATCAGGTGAGGTCGTTTTGAATAAAAAGGGTCAAGTCCCTTTTGAAGAGATAGACGATCAATTTCGCAAAATCTTTGATTTATTACCACGCACTGAAACAGCACAGCTAAAACGGCGAGCCTTTAATGAGTTTAGCAGTGAGTTAGCTAAATAA